TTTTCGGCCTTGGCGTTGGTGCCCGTCTTCGCTGTTGTCACGTCGCCCAAGTGGCGCGTTTCGTCCATGACGATCATGCCGAGGCGGTCGCAGGCGTCCAAAAGCTCCTCGGCGGGCGGGTTGTGGGCGCAGCGGTAGGCGTTCGAGCCCATCTCTTTGAGCTTCTTGATACGCCAAGCCAAGAGGCTATCGGGAAGCGCCACTCCAACCCCGGCATGGTCTTGGTGGTTGCAGGTCCCCATCAGCTTCACGGGTTTGCCGTTGAGGAAGAAGCCCTTGTCGGCGTCGAACCGGAAGCTGCGGATACCGAAGGTCGTTTCGGTGACGTCGGAATAGTCGCCTGAGCGAACGGTTGTGTGGAGCGTGTAGAGGTTCGGCGATTCGGTGGACCAGAGGTGGGCCTTACCGATCTTGAAGCGGCCCTTGACGGTCTTCTCGCCTGTCGGGATACTTGTGCCGGAGACGGAGAGCTCGGCGACCTTCTTGCCCTTGGGATCGAGGATGATGAAGGTGACGTCCGCCTCCGCCGCCTTGCTTGAGGCGTTGACCACCTCGCAAGCCACGTCGATGATCGCATCGGGTCTTGGCAAGCCCTCTTTGCCTTGCGGGGTGGCCTTGACGAACGTGCCCCAAGGTTTGGCGTGGACCGGATCGACCACGGTCAGCCAGACGTGACGATAGAGGCCGCCGCCCTCATACCACCAACCTTCGGAAGAGCGCGGGTCGACAAAGACTGCCAGCTTGTTTTCGCCCTGCCGGAGGTGCTTGGTGACGTCGTAGCGAACGCCGATGTAGCCGCTGGGATGGGTGCCAAGCTTGTGTCCGTTAAGCCATACCGTGGAGTTGCGATAAACGCCGTCGAAGTCGAGGTAGACACTCTTGCTCTTCCAGCTCTTGGGGACGTCGAAGGTCTTCCGATACCAGGCAGTGGGCGTCGGAAGGGAGCCGTGCGATGCGTCATATCCCGCCTTGAAAGCGCCTTCGACGACGTAGTCGTGCGGGAGGTGGACGGTGCGCCACTTCGTGTCGTCAAATCCGGGCAAGGCCTCTTTGGGTTCGGGCCTCTTGAGGGGCTCGAGGGAGACGGGACCGGCGATGCCGCCTTCGCCGCCTTGATTCTCGACGAAGACGACGAGCGTGTTGGGTCCGGAAGGGTTCCAGGCTGACGCGATGGGGACGTCGAAGGGGTCGTTCCAGCCGCTGTGCTCGATGAGCTTGACGCCGTTCAGGAAGACCAGGCAGTTGTCGTCCACGGCCTCGAAACGAAGGACTTTCTTGGCGTCGGAGGGCTTGGCGCCGAGGTTGGTGCGGAACCAGGCGCAGGTGTTGTTGCGCTGAAGCTCGTTTCGGCGGCGGACCGGCGCCCAGGCGCCCTCGTGCAGGTCCATTGGCAAGGTGACGTCTTTGAGTGACGAATAACCTTCGGCCATCTTGAATTCCCAGGTGAATTGGCCGAGGCCGCGGGTGGGTTTGGGGTCTTCTCCTCTCAGAAAGCGCCAATCCGCGTCGAAACGGATGCGCTGGCGGCCGGTGCCTGAGGCTGCGGTGGTTGCTGCGGAAAGAAGTGCCCAGGTGAGAAGGCACGCCCAAAAGCCGAGCGCTGACATGCTTTGAGTTTACGGATTTTGGGGTGGCGGGTGCTGGTGCGGGAGGGAGGCGTCTCGACCCCCTCACTCGGTTCGCTGAAGCTCACCGACCTCTCCCCAAGGGGCGAGGTGGACAGACCCCCTCACCCGGTTCGCTGAAGCTCACCGACCTCTCCCCAAGGGGCGAGGTGGGATGCTCGGCCGCCTAGAACAACCCAGAGATCTTCCCGTTTGCGTCGATGTCGATCTGGAACGCTGTAGGACTCTTGCCCAGGCCCGGCATCAGCATGATCTCGCCGCACACCGCAACGATGAACCCCGCCCCGGCGGAGAGCCTTAGCTGCCGGACGTGCAGTGTGAAGCCCCTGGGAGCGCGAAGCAGCGAAGGATCGTCGCTCAGGCTGTATTGAGTCTTGGCGACGCAAACCGGAAGATGTCCGAAACCGTGCTTCTCCAGCCAGTTCAGGTTCTTTGCGGCCGTTTCGGAGAGCTCGACGGACTCGCCGCCGTAGACCTGCCGCACGATCGTTTCGAGCTTCTCCACCACCGATTCGGCAGGAGACGTGAGCGAATCGAACTGCGACTTGGCCTCCGAAGCCTCCACCACGGCTCGGGCAAGCTCCTCACAACCCGGACCGCCGGCGTTCCAGGGGTCCGAGGAGATCGCCTGCACACCCTCGACCGCGCAAAGCTCGATCAACCTGTCATGGTCGGCATCGTCGTCGTCGGCTCGCCGGTTGATTGCCACGATGACGGGCGGCCCGTAGCTCTGCAGGTGGCGCAGGTGCTGGCGCATGTTCTCAAAACCGAGCTCGAGATTTCCACCGCCGTGGTGCTTGAGCGCGCGGATCGTTGCCACAAGCACGATCGCATCAGGCCCCCGTCCGAGCTGCGGACAGACGATGTTCAGAAACTTCTCTGCCCCCAGATCGGCGCCAAAGCCTGCTTCGGTGATGGTGTAGTCGGCGAGGCCAAGGGCGCACTTGGTACCCAGAATTGAGGAGCAGCCGTGCGCGATGTTTCCAAAGGGACCGCCATGAACAAAGGCGGGGCCGCCTTCAATGGTTTGAACCAGGTTGGGGCGGATTGCCGAAGCGAGCAGCGCGGCCATCGCGCCGTGGGCGTTGAGTTGTCGCGCAGTGACCGGCTCCTTTTTGTTGTTGTGGGCCACGACGATGTTGCCGAGACGCTCTTTGAGGTCCTCCAGCGAGGTAGCGAGGCAGAAAATGGCCATGACTTCGCTGGCTGGCGTGATGACGAACCCATCCTCGCGAACGAACCCGTTGCTCCTTCCCCCAAGCCCCACGATGATGCTGCGCAGAGCCCTGTCATTCATGTCCATCGTCCGCGGCCAAAGGTCGGCGCGGGTGTCAATATCCAGCTCGTTGCCGTGGTGCAAATGAGCGTCCAGCATCGCGCTCAACAGGTTGTGTGCGGCCTGGATCGCGGGGAAGTCGCCCGTGAAGAACAGGTTGATATCCTCCATCGGCAGCACCTGGCTATAGCCGCCGCCGCAAGCGCCGCCCTTCACGCCGAAGATCGGACCCAACGCGGGCTCTCTGATCGCAGGGAGGGCGTTCTTTCCTATGCGACGCAACCCCTGGGCCAGACCGACTGTGACGGTCGTCTTGCCCTCGCCGGCGGGGGTCGGGCTGATGGCGGTCACCAAGATCAGCCTGCCTCTGTTGGTCTGACCCGAAAGGCGCTTGATCGCCGAGGCGCTGAGCTTGGCCTTGAAGTGCCCAAGTGGCTCGTAATCGGCGAGGGAAAGACCGGCATCCTTGGCCACGTCGACAATCTCCCGGAGGCTGGCCTCTTGGGCGATGTCGAGGTTGGTCTTTGGTTTGGCGACGCTGCCGGTGTCGGTCGAACTTGATGTCATTAGAATAGGGGCTCCGTTAGTGTGAGTTGTGTGGGATTTTTTCAATGCGGACGGCAGTAACTTTGTACTCGGGCGTGCCGACGTGCCGGTCCCGGTGTCTGCTGGTGATGCGATTGGTGAAGACTTTGGTGTCGTGAAACGTGGCGAAAAGCTGCCCAGGCTTGACGATGCTTGTGACCCTGGCGGGCAGCGTGGTTGTGCCATAGCGGCTGGTAACCCGCACCTCCTCGCCGTCGGCGACCTCGAGAGCGCCCGCATCTTGTGGAGAGATTTCGAGGAAGTCCGTCGGCAAGAGCTGGCGGTTGGGGGTTCGATAGGTCATGGTGCCGGCGTTGAAGTGGACCAACGTCCGCCCGGTGTTGAGCACCATCGGGAACTCGTCCGTAACCACCTCTTCCGTCGGGAGATAGGGGATGAGCGAGAACGCCGCCCGGTCACCGATGGGGAAGGTCTTGGTGTGCAGGATGGATGTCCCGGGGTGGTTCTCGTCGGGGCAGGGCCACTGAATGCCGTGCTCTTCGATCCTCTTGTAGCTGATGCCGGCGCCGGGCTTCCAGACCTTCTGCACTTCCTGCCAGATGCAATTCGGCGAATCGTAGGCGAAGAACTCGCCAAAACCCATTTCGGCAGCCAGCTCGCATGTGACCTGCCAGTCCGGACGGGTGTTTCCGACCGGCTCGATCGCCTTCCGCACGCGCTGGACGCGGCGTTCGGAGTTCATGAACGTGCCGTCCTTCTCAAAGTTCGAGGCCACGGGAAGGAACACGTGCGCGAACTCCCTGGCGGTCTCGTTCATGAAGAGGTCCTGGACGATCAAGAGTTCCAGGTTCTGAAGTGCCGAGCCGGTGGCCTCGGCGTTCGGATTGGAGAAGTACACGTCATAGCCGATGCAGTAGAGAGCCTTGAGTTTGCCGGCGGCGGCGGCGTCCACCATCTCCATCCAGTTCAGTCCCTTCTGACGCGGCACTGGCGCCTTCCAGACCTCTTCGAAGAGGTCCGCCGCGGCCGCGATCGGCGTGTAACCGGCGAGGTGGCTCGGCTCGCAGCCCATGTGGGCGGAGCCCTGAACGTTGTTCTGGCCACGGAGCGGGTTCTCGCCTGAACCGGGTTTGCCGAGGTTCCCCGTCAGCAGCGCCAGGTTAACGAGGCAGCGCACGCCGTCCACGCCCTGCACGTGCTCGGTCATTCCCAGGCCGTGAAAGATCATCGCGGGCTTGGCTCCGCCATACACGCGCGCGGCCTTGCGGATGTCTTGCGCGGAAACGCCGACCATCGGGGCGACCCTTTCCGGCGTGAAATCGCTGAGAAACGCCTTGAACGCTTCGAAGTCGTTCGTTCGCTGCGCGATGAACCCTTCATCGACGAGCCCCTCTTCGATCAACGCGTAGGCGATGGCATGGCATGTGGGCACGTTCGACCCAGGGTTGATCTGAAGGTGCACGTCGGCCATTCGCGCCAATTCGGTCTTGCGGGGGTCGATCACGACGAGCTTCGCGCCTTTCAGGACCTGCTGCTTGATGCGCGCCCCGACGATGGGGTGGTTCTCCGGAGGGTTCGCGCCGCTGACCAGGAATCCCTGGGCCACCTCGATGTCGTCGAAGCAGTTCGTGGCCGCCCCGGTGCCCAATGTGACCTTAAGCGCCGCCGCGCTGGGGCCGTGGCATACGCGGGCGCAGCAATCCACGTTGTTGGTCTTGGCTACCACGCGGGCAAACTTCTGCGCCAAGTAGTTCTCTTCGTTCGTCGCCCTCGCTGAGCCAAGCACGCCCACCGAATCGGCGCCGTGCTTTTCGATGAGGCCCCTCAGCCGGTCTGCCGTAAACCGGTAAGCCTCTTCCCACGAAACGGTCTCCCAATGGCTCCCGCGCCGGATCATCGGCGAGTGCACGCGATCTTCTGCATGTACGAAAGCATGGGCGTAGCGGCCCTTGACGCAGAGGTGCCCCTTATTGACGGGCGAATCCTGTACGGGCCTTCCGACGACCACATGATCGTCCTTGACTCCGATTTCCAGTTCGCAGCCGACGCCGCAATACGGGCACGTCGTGCGCACCCAACGGTCCGGCACGCCATGGAGCTCGACGGCAACGTCTGAAAGCGCCCCAGAAGGGCAGGTATCGACGCACGCGCCGCAACTGACGCAGGAACTGTCCATCAGGCGCTCTCCCTTGTCGGGGCGGATGCGGGTTTGGTCGCCGCGATGCCACGCGCGCCACACGAACTGGCCCTGGACCTCCTCGCAGATTCGAACACAGCGGTAGCAATACACGCACTTGTCCATGTCCACGCGGATGTAGGGGTGCGAAGTGTCTTTAAAGGCGCCGGCGTGGGCCGCACCGGAGGGCTGCAAGCCTTCGGCGATTAGGTAACGGTGAAACTCCGAGCGCTCGTCGATCGGCGAGTCCCCGGGATGTTCCTCGGCTAGCAGCCTGAGGATCGTCTGCCGTTGGCGGACCGCCTTCTTTGAGTGGGATTCGGCCACCATCCCATCCGAGAGCGGGGTCGTGCAGGAGGCCACAAGCCGCGACTGGCCCTCGACCTCGACCGAGCAAAGCCGGCAGCCGCCGTAAGGCTTCAGCCTTGGGTCGTGGCAGAGCGTTGGGACCTCGATGCCCACAGAACGCATCGCTTCGAGGAGGGTAAGCCCCTCGGGAAACTCATGGGTTGTGCCGTTCAGGGTTACCCGCAACACGAATCTAGCTCCTTGCCGAACTTGGCGATGACGCTTCGGGCAAATTCCGCGAGCCCGGTTCCGTGCCCGCAAAGGCTGCTCTTGTGGAGGGCGTCGATGATGTCGAAGAGCTCGTCGCACTCGGCTTCCAATAGATGGACGCCGCTTTCCATCTTCCAGAAGAGCTGCTCCGCCCTGCGGCTTCCCAGCCTACAGGGAACGCACTTCCCGCAAGACTCGGTGGCGCCGAACGTGAATACGTGCCCGAGCAGCTCGGCGAAGTTGGTGGTCTCGCAGAACGCGACGATACCGCCGTGGCCGATGCTCGCGCCGATCCCGTGCATCTCGTCGAAACCGAACGGCGTGTCGAACTCCGCCGGACTCACCAGGCCGGCAAGCGGGCCGCCGATGATGACGGCCTTGAAGCGCCCGGTGCGGATGCCCCCGCCAAGACCCTCCAATATCTCACGTAGCGGCACGCCGAACTCGACTTCATAGAGCCCTGGCCGCCGGAACATCGAGTTCAGCGAAACGGCCTTGGTGCCACGGCTGGTCGAGAACCCCAGCGCCGCATAGGACGCGCCGCCGTGCAACACGATCCACGGGACGCTGGAGAGCGTTTCCACGTTGTTGACGAGCGTCGGCGAGCCAAAGAGCCCCTTGGCTGTGGGGAAGGGCGGCCTAGCGCGCACCTCAGGCCTTCGGTGCTCGATGGAGTTGAGCAGCGAGGTCTCCTCGCCGCAGACGTAGCTCCCCTGGCCGATGACGATCTCGACATCGAAAGAGAAATCGGTTCCCGCTACGCGGCTTCCCAGCCAGCCTGCCGACCTGGATTCTTCGAGCGCTTGGGTCAGCGAATCGAGGCACTTGGGGTACTCCTTGCGAAGGTAGATGTAGCCCTTGCCGGCGCCAATGGCATAGGCGGAGAGCGCCAAAGCCTCGATGAGCCGGTGTGGCGCGCGCTCCATGATGAAGCGGTCGATGTAGGAGCCGTGGTCGCCCTCATCGGCGTTCGCGACCACAAACTTGGTCGGCGAGACCTCGCCGAAGACCGCCCGCCACTTCTTGCCGGCGGGAAAGCCTGCGCCGCCCCGGCCGCGCAATTGCGAGACCTCGACTTCGTGGACGACGCGCTCAGGTTCCTCTTTC
This genomic interval from Armatimonadota bacterium contains the following:
- the fdhF gene encoding formate dehydrogenase subunit alpha, coding for MLRVTLNGTTHEFPEGLTLLEAMRSVGIEVPTLCHDPRLKPYGGCRLCSVEVEGQSRLVASCTTPLSDGMVAESHSKKAVRQRQTILRLLAEEHPGDSPIDERSEFHRYLIAEGLQPSGAAHAGAFKDTSHPYIRVDMDKCVYCYRCVRICEEVQGQFVWRAWHRGDQTRIRPDKGERLMDSSCVSCGACVDTCPSGALSDVAVELHGVPDRWVRTTCPYCGVGCELEIGVKDDHVVVGRPVQDSPVNKGHLCVKGRYAHAFVHAEDRVHSPMIRRGSHWETVSWEEAYRFTADRLRGLIEKHGADSVGVLGSARATNEENYLAQKFARVVAKTNNVDCCARVCHGPSAAALKVTLGTGAATNCFDDIEVAQGFLVSGANPPENHPIVGARIKQQVLKGAKLVVIDPRKTELARMADVHLQINPGSNVPTCHAIAYALIEEGLVDEGFIAQRTNDFEAFKAFLSDFTPERVAPMVGVSAQDIRKAARVYGGAKPAMIFHGLGMTEHVQGVDGVRCLVNLALLTGNLGKPGSGENPLRGQNNVQGSAHMGCEPSHLAGYTPIAAAADLFEEVWKAPVPRQKGLNWMEMVDAAAAGKLKALYCIGYDVYFSNPNAEATGSALQNLELLIVQDLFMNETAREFAHVFLPVASNFEKDGTFMNSERRVQRVRKAIEPVGNTRPDWQVTCELAAEMGFGEFFAYDSPNCIWQEVQKVWKPGAGISYKRIEEHGIQWPCPDENHPGTSILHTKTFPIGDRAAFSLIPYLPTEEVVTDEFPMVLNTGRTLVHFNAGTMTYRTPNRQLLPTDFLEISPQDAGALEVADGEEVRVTSRYGTTTLPARVTSIVKPGQLFATFHDTKVFTNRITSRHRDRHVGTPEYKVTAVRIEKIPHNSH
- a CDS encoding glycoside hydrolase family 2 protein → MSALGFWACLLTWALLSAATTAASGTGRQRIRFDADWRFLRGEDPKPTRGLGQFTWEFKMAEGYSSLKDVTLPMDLHEGAWAPVRRRNELQRNNTCAWFRTNLGAKPSDAKKVLRFEAVDDNCLVFLNGVKLIEHSGWNDPFDVPIASAWNPSGPNTLVVFVENQGGEGGIAGPVSLEPLKRPEPKEALPGFDDTKWRTVHLPHDYVVEGAFKAGYDASHGSLPTPTAWYRKTFDVPKSWKSKSVYLDFDGVYRNSTVWLNGHKLGTHPSGYIGVRYDVTKHLRQGENKLAVFVDPRSSEGWWYEGGGLYRHVWLTVVDPVHAKPWGTFVKATPQGKEGLPRPDAIIDVACEVVNASSKAAEADVTFIILDPKGKKVAELSVSGTSIPTGEKTVKGRFKIGKAHLWSTESPNLYTLHTTVRSGDYSDVTETTFGIRSFRFDADKGFFLNGKPVKLMGTCNHQDHAGVGVALPDSLLAWRIKKLKEMGSNAYRCAHNPPAEELLDACDRLGMIVMDETRHLGDVTTAKTGTNAKAEKLTELRSMIRRDRNHPSIVMWSLFNEEPVQGSELGKQLFLAMKKVADELDGTRPCTGAINHSYETGIVDVNDLLGVNYNIEQYDRMRKAHPRTPVFGSETGSTVSTRGIYANDRRKGYVSAYDVNHPEWAETAERAWKPVAEHEWNFGAFVWTGFDYKGEPTPYGWPCINSHFGIMDICGFPKDNWWYYRAHWNGSDGQDEGKPMVHILPHWNWQGKEGQPIDVWCHTNAEMVELFLNGKTLGVKKVPKYGHAEWKVPFAPGTLKAVAYNGDKQVARDEVSTTGAPASIRLSTDWQGLLADREDLAVVKVEILDAQGRVVPTASNEVSFSTSGPGAIAGVGNGDPSDHDPDRATKRKAFNGLCMALVQATDKPGTITRKASSPGLKGATLTLQSKKPVLRKGVKHP
- a CDS encoding formate--tetrahydrofolate ligase; protein product: MTSSSTDTGSVAKPKTNLDIAQEASLREIVDVAKDAGLSLADYEPLGHFKAKLSASAIKRLSGQTNRGRLILVTAISPTPAGEGKTTVTVGLAQGLRRIGKNALPAIREPALGPIFGVKGGACGGGYSQVLPMEDINLFFTGDFPAIQAAHNLLSAMLDAHLHHGNELDIDTRADLWPRTMDMNDRALRSIIVGLGGRSNGFVREDGFVITPASEVMAIFCLATSLEDLKERLGNIVVAHNNKKEPVTARQLNAHGAMAALLASAIRPNLVQTIEGGPAFVHGGPFGNIAHGCSSILGTKCALGLADYTITEAGFGADLGAEKFLNIVCPQLGRGPDAIVLVATIRALKHHGGGNLELGFENMRQHLRHLQSYGPPVIVAINRRADDDDADHDRLIELCAVEGVQAISSDPWNAGGPGCEELARAVVEASEAKSQFDSLTSPAESVVEKLETIVRQVYGGESVELSETAAKNLNWLEKHGFGHLPVCVAKTQYSLSDDPSLLRAPRGFTLHVRQLRLSAGAGFIVAVCGEIMLMPGLGKSPTAFQIDIDANGKISGLF
- a CDS encoding NADH-quinone oxidoreductase subunit D gives rise to the protein MRKVPTGPEVDSFYHLSGIELEHRYCRGLSCFASRVQNPERWEKALKQWPPVYCLGKCYQSPSSTEEDEDPIIETHCRKPIVLAGIAQGSVRSMEDYRSSGGYEALEKALKEEPERVVHEVEVSQLRGRGGAGFPAGKKWRAVFGEVSPTKFVVANADEGDHGSYIDRFIMERAPHRLIEALALSAYAIGAGKGYIYLRKEYPKCLDSLTQALEESRSAGWLGSRVAGTDFSFDVEIVIGQGSYVCGEETSLLNSIEHRRPEVRARPPFPTAKGLFGSPTLVNNVETLSSVPWIVLHGGASYAALGFSTSRGTKAVSLNSMFRRPGLYEVEFGVPLREILEGLGGGIRTGRFKAVIIGGPLAGLVSPAEFDTPFGFDEMHGIGASIGHGGIVAFCETTNFAELLGHVFTFGATESCGKCVPCRLGSRRAEQLFWKMESGVHLLEAECDELFDIIDALHKSSLCGHGTGLAEFARSVIAKFGKELDSCCG